One Podospora pseudopauciseta strain CBS 411.78 chromosome 4, whole genome shotgun sequence genomic window, GATCTGGAAAAGCACGTCGCCAGCATCCATCTATCATTCATTATCTGTAAAACTTCTTTTTATGTGATCGCTAATAGTTGACACTGTGTGAAGGAGCATCCGGATACGGCATCCTGCAGACCAGCCCACCGCTCGAGGTTTCATCAGCCTATCACAAGCAACTATCTTCGGGCCTGATAGGAAGTTGAGACATGAGTGTTGATTGCTCATAGTTCCCCTCACTTCGACTTTTAACATTGACCCAAAATTCTCAGGGCATACATCATCTCAACATCAATCGACTCATACATTACCAAAATAGACCAACATTGAGCATGCCTCACCGTCTCTATCCTCGCCACATTCTACCCTCTACTTCCTCCTACCAGgtatcctcaccaccatccaacgCTCTATCGCTCTCACTGTCACGGGCATATTCGTCGAAAAGACAGCATGGGTCACAGAGAGGGGCGTATCTGAAGCAGCGTTCTCAAACAAAATCACACTTTATCTACCAAACTCTGCGACAACAAGAGCAACGGAAGAACGGCGGCGACTCATCTacctccagcaacaacaagtCCAACAACAAGTCGAacgaaaaggagaagagaaaaaaggacTGATGATAAGAGCTCTGACCCAGGattccccatcatcatcccggATATTTTCCCTTTTGACTTTCTCCAAGGACAATCATGCTACACCGGCTCACCCACCGCTTCGAAATCCCCATCTTGTCCACCTCTTCCCTTCGACCAGCATTCCCATTACCAAGAGCCTTCAAGACCAAGCAATGCTGGGCAATAAAATCACCGCCGAAATGCAGAGGACCGGAACCACGGAAATTCGCCCAAATATAATGATGACCACCTCCGGCCCTACAAACGACGGCGTCCCAGCATTTTCGACTTGGTCGTCATCTTAGCCTTCTTGCTCGTCCTCGCCTTATACCGTTAGTTCATCCGCTCTTACGACCCAACTTACGCCCGCGCTTGTCAAATACCCCGGAGACAGAGGCGGGAGAAGCGGATGAAGAGGcagatgaaggagaggaagttgCTGGTTGAGACTGAAGGGGATCGTGAGTTGGAACGGCggcgggagctggaggggcgGCCGCTGGGTGGGACTGGTGTGAAGGTAGAAGAGAAGTGGGATAATGTAAAACCTGCTGTGGCTGCGTAATTTAAAACGATCTGCCAGACGAACCAGAACATGAACAAAGATTCTATGACAATTTAATACTTGATATTCACCGCTAATGAGACGATTGGGAACATAAGGTACTTTAAACAGTGCAGACACCAGCCCACATCCGCAGCTTTATCGATTGCCTTTACTCACCCGCCCTGATGTCTCAGACTCATCTACCACTTTACCTCCAACTTCTTccacttcttcctcaccacctacctacctacctacctacccagcACATCTatttccaccaccttgatAAATCACAGCATAATGCCTCCCCgtcttcccacccccagTGCTCCGCTGCAACCATCTCATCACCAGGTATTCACAACGCCTTCTCCCACGCCCAACCACCctccaaccatcaccaccaccatcccttaccagacaacaacaacaacaacaacaacaacaacaacaacaacaacaacaacaacaacatccagCCATCCTTTGCCGAAGTTTCAccgcccaaacccaaaccaaaacccccctcccatcctcccctaaagacacccccttcctcaccaaagCCCTCCATAactacaacaccaacaacgacgtctccctcccaatcggtcccaacccccctcggCCTTTTCCTCTACGCTATAGAATatacccaacaacaacaatccaGCGATCTTTTATACACCCGTGCCTGCAAACACCTCAAACTGCAAAAAGGGATCAAAAACCTCAAGAAGCAAACAGACCGGATCAGCGGGATGGGGGACGGGCGGTGAAAACACCTGAAGGAGTTCAAGCTGGCAGAAATGAAGGGGGAATGCCTGAGGGAGGTTGCACGCGAGTGGGATTGGGGATTGGGTGAAgcgtggaggagaggggtggttgtggttgaggttgttgatgggaaTGTCATCGGTAACTATCAGCATATCCCATCAGCCGGATGGCTGTCCTCACATGGTAGATCACTGATGAAAGAAGTAGAAACGTCGGTCAGGGCGGTGACGTTCTGGTAGGACGGCCAGGGCAAGAGAGTGTAGTGAGGGCAGAAACCTTACATGCATGCCTATACATCCCATACAGgcgcaagaaaaaaagtctcgtattaataaaaagtaattagaataataaaaattcTCAAATCATGAAAACTTGCAAATggatctctctctctctctttctctcaaAAGCcaccaagaaaaaaagtccCTACCCGCCGCTTTCCCCCCAAGCCACCGTATGCCATGCCAAAGAAGAGAACAAAAGCCAAACACAatttccccctccttcctctttgtTTCGTTCCTCCTATACCATTCAAACCACCCGCGTCCATGTATACCCCCAAAACTACTCTATCCTAACCCCGTTTTATGTTTTCCCCCATCTACAACCTCAGCTCCCTCACAATATGCTCCGCCATCGCCTTATACTGCCAAGTATCACCGCCCACCCTCTTGAACTGCACACCATGCAAGCTCACGATAGGGACCTTGACAATCAAAATCTCAAACTTAATCTCCCCATCGTCCATGCCCctgcttccaccacctctcctctcaTCACTGCTCTGATGGCTGTACCTTGACCGGTCATACTGAGGCTGACGCTCGGCAATGCTAGGACTATGCGCACATCTAAACCCACCCTTGATCTCCTTGTAATCCACCCCAAGCGCCCTCAGGACCCTCTTGATATCCGCCCTAATCTCCACCAGTGGCTTTGTCGAGGTAGTCGACACGCTAAAAATGCCCTTGAGGAAGACAGGCTTGGCAAGGTCGGGATCCTCTGGCTCAAGACGCTCGTGGGAACCGCCGCTTGTCTCGCCGCCGTTGTCATTGTCGAGCTCGCCCAGTTCAGCGTCGGTTTCCTCCCGCACAGGTAGCGCGGTGGCAGGCGCCGCATCGCCTCGGGCTGCCTCGGCCTCCCGCTTCGCCCGCCGCGCTTGGATGCTTTCCCTGCGGGCGTGGCCGAGCGATTTGGCGCGCATAGAGACCGACTTTTGAATAGACTTGCCAGTAGGATCGCCGACGTCCTTCTTTCTGTCGCGGGTGCTGAGTCGTCGGAAGATGCCAGCAGCAGTGCTCTCCTTCTTTTGGGGGATCATGTCAGGCGACAAGAGCCCATTCTTGACGGGTTCTCTGGTTTGCTCCTCGCTGTGGGACCTAGCCCTGGTTCGGGTTCCACGTCCGCCGTCGGTGTgagctggtgctgggggTACGATCTCGGCAAGAGAGTGCTTCTCCTTGGGTCGTACAATTGGAGATGGGGGCACCGGTGGGGGCTGGGCCTgctgtggtgatggcgggaCTTGAACCTTGGGTGGCGCCGCTAGTGGACCAGCCTGGGCGGCCTGGCCCTCACGCTCGCGTTCTAGCTTCTCCCGCACGAGATAATAGATGGAAATTAGAGGGTCAAACGCGTTCAGCGGGTCATCACCAATCGGAAGACCCTCGGAGCTGGCGGTGGTTAGTGTGTCCCGGCTGGTGACTGAGTTCCTCCTCTTGTAAAAGTCAAACCCAAAGCCACGTCTCTTCTCGACGTCCTTGGGTGTGGGCTGCGGttgctccctctccctttcgAGTCGTCTGACAGCCGCTTGGTATTTTGGAGACTTGATTCTCTTGGTCAACTCCTCCCTAATGTATTCTGGAGGGCCAAATTTAAAGCCTGTCATGTTTGCAATAACTTCGTTGTCGAGCGGGAGCGACAGGGGTTCGCGCTGCGGGAGATAATTCTCGGGTGGCCCGTTGTAACCCTTGAGCATCCAGGGGTGGTTCATGACCTCATGCATGGTAGCACGTTGTCTTGGATCCGTCACCAGCATCCGCGAGATCAGATGCTTGCATTCTAGAAACAATATCAGCATGATAAGTGAAACATGGTAGACACAGAGGTCAACTCACCACTAGACAGCCAGCTTGGGTAGTCAACAGCAcccttcttgatcttttggtggagggcgGGCATGTACTGGTCATCAAAGGGCACCTTTCCGCACACCAACACGAAAAGCACGACACCGAAACTCCAGACATCAACCTCTGGGCCAGTGTAGGGTTTCGCCTGGAGCAGCTCGGGGGCGGCAAAGTACAGACTGCCACAGTAGGTCTTCAATTTCCTGTCCTCGTCCGGCGAGAAAAGGTTGCTGAGGCCGAAGTCAATAATCTTAATGTCGCCCGTCTtgctgatgaggatgttTTCAATCTTCAGGTCCCGGTGGACAATGCTGTTTCGGTGGCAGTAGTCGACGGCGCTTGCAATCTGGCGGGCGAATTTCCGAGCCTGCTTTTCTTTGAGCTTTCCATGAGAAATGATGTAGTCCAGCATTTGACCGCCATTAACGTATTCAAACAGCATGTACCAGTGCCATCTCGTTCGCAGGTTGTCCCGGAGTCCGCAGATGTACTGGTGGTTGAGCAGGCTGA contains:
- the KIN2 gene encoding Serine/threonine-protein kinase (COG:T; EggNog:ENOG503NWSZ) — translated: MTTTMPAAGTEMPIRSQSVRTRRPPTGTRPDPLPRSESSTRAEASRPSRTRSQRSTNAPSPRHPQQPDSSAAPPSHHAEEHRGDGTSTDPRRHHTSKHKYRTMIPAPSGNYTFIKTIGQGSMGKVKLAKKEVTGELVACKIIERVSPDDGRQSREEREKADAAREDRNAREAAIVSLLNHQYICGLRDNLRTRWHWYMLFEYVNGGQMLDYIISHGKLKEKQARKFARQIASAVDYCHRNSIVHRDLKIENILISKTGDIKIIDFGLSNLFSPDEDRKLKTYCGSLYFAAPELLQAKPYTGPEVDVWSFGVVLFVLVCGKVPFDDQYMPALHQKIKKGAVDYPSWLSSECKHLISRMLVTDPRQRATMHEVMNHPWMLKGYNGPPENYLPQREPLSLPLDNEVIANMTGFKFGPPEYIREELTKRIKSPKYQAAVRRLEREREQPQPTPKDVEKRRGFGFDFYKRRNSVTSRDTLTTASSEGLPIGDDPLNAFDPLISIYYLVREKLEREREGQAAQAGPLAAPPKVQVPPSPQQAQPPPVPPSPIVRPKEKHSLAEIVPPAPAHTDGGRGTRTRARSHSEEQTREPVKNGLLSPDMIPQKKESTAAGIFRRLSTRDRKKDVGDPTGKSIQKSVSMRAKSLGHARRESIQARRAKREAEAARGDAAPATALPVREETDAELGELDNDNGGETSGGSHERLEPEDPDLAKPVFLKGIFSVSTTSTKPLVEIRADIKRVLRALGVDYKEIKGGFRCAHSPSIAERQPQYDRSRYSHQSSDERRGGGSRGMDDGEIKFEILIVKVPIVSLHGVQFKRVGGDTWQYKAMAEHIVRELRL